A part of Lacibacter sp. H407 genomic DNA contains:
- a CDS encoding L,D-transpeptidase: MQKSIFGICFSLFVLLSCDQLTQTQPAELVLPSRPEPKELSYKTDSAKQWLTQHASSKEHLRIALAVNRTDSAHFTKMDSVIIPVDLTGDIVFYLPFPLKVSYLRDIKKIIFFSYPTQTFATYENGLLTYTGPTNMGSKKNPTPTGLFFTNWKAEETISTFNDEWELRWNFNIQNKEGIGWHQYELPGYPASHSCLRLLETDAKHLYEWAEQWELQNDEKVKVKGTPVIVFGSYNFDAPKPWLQLLANPKALDITEDEIQQLTTPHLSNILAEQKKRDVMAVAKK, from the coding sequence ATGCAAAAAAGTATTTTCGGAATTTGTTTCAGCCTGTTTGTTTTATTGTCTTGTGATCAATTGACACAAACTCAACCTGCTGAACTTGTATTGCCCAGCCGACCGGAACCAAAAGAGCTCTCATACAAAACGGATAGTGCGAAGCAATGGCTTACACAACATGCATCAAGTAAAGAGCATTTACGCATTGCGTTAGCAGTGAACCGAACAGACAGTGCACATTTTACAAAAATGGATTCAGTGATTATTCCGGTTGATCTCACGGGTGATATTGTGTTTTATCTTCCTTTTCCATTAAAGGTTTCGTATCTGCGGGATATTAAAAAGATCATTTTCTTTTCGTACCCCACGCAAACATTTGCAACTTATGAAAATGGATTGTTGACATACACGGGTCCAACGAATATGGGCAGTAAAAAAAATCCAACACCTACCGGTTTATTCTTTACCAATTGGAAAGCAGAAGAAACCATCAGTACGTTTAATGATGAGTGGGAATTGCGTTGGAATTTTAATATTCAAAACAAAGAAGGGATTGGCTGGCACCAATATGAGTTGCCCGGCTATCCGGCATCGCATTCCTGTTTGCGTTTATTAGAAACCGATGCAAAGCATTTATATGAGTGGGCCGAACAATGGGAATTGCAGAACGATGAAAAAGTAAAAGTGAAAGGAACACCTGTAATTGTTTTTGGCTCGTATAATTTTGATGCGCCGAAGCCTTGGTTGCAGTTATTGGCCAACCCAAAAGCGCTTGATATTACGGAAGATGAAATTCAACAACTCACAACGCCACACCTATCAAACATTCTTGCTGAACAGAAGAAGCGGGATGTAATGGCTGTAGCGAAGAAATAA
- a CDS encoding S41 family peptidase, which produces MNFLSSKTCVAFVKRQCFLLIVSIVLLTTQSLQAQSTRLLRQPDISATQIVFVYGADLWISDLNGQNVLRLTSTPAVETDPHFSPDGKWIAFTSNRSGSQSVYIVPSKGGEATRLTWHPSPSVARGWSNDGKQVLYASERETAPSTYLRLWTVPTTGGPSTLLAKQWGFDGSYSPDGKRMVIDKMDRWDVEWRAYRGGQNTPLIILNLADYSETLLPNDRSTDLQPIWLGDKIYFMSDRNGGVSNIWSYTPGAGTLTQLTKFTGADVKWLSGYGSTLVYEREGWLHRIDLNGSNQKQLDITVVGDFPWSAPRWENVSRRISWASLSPTGKRAIVEARGEIFTVPAENGDVRNITQSSGTADRAPMWSPLGNDVAWFSDAGGKGYALMLAPQDGMGKTRSISIGESKMAWEPTWSPDGKYIAFADDDLRVRIVELASGNITTADVGGVNIERGGMGLTWSPDGQWLAYSKTGVNMLRSIKVYNVKTKTVQSLTNSFADAFCPAWDKDNKHLYFLASTEVALGSGWANTSSQNARPEYEAYVINLRKGDQSPFKPTSDEEEVKPEQKPEAKTDAKPEEKPKEKPKEEPKPATDKPKEDKAVLIDFDAIERRTIPLPIPKRNYFDVIAGPAGTVFINERVPNRPGVLHKFTLESKEAKEFLPGANGVSVSTDGKKMLANVMGVWKVINTGGPNGNDGKNLKTDLRMQLDRGEEWKQMFEEAWRYERDYFYDPNMHGRNWNEVYQRYAPLVPYIKHRADLTYILDQVNGELSVGHSFVFGGDFPEVESPSVGLLGADLAAENGRWKITRIYNTESWNPGLSSPLDRPGIKMENGYYLVGINGKELTASDDPYKALDGTADVQTVLHINSKPAFEGHWKEIVKPLRNENALRQRVWVEDNRRLVDSLSGGKLAYVWVPNTGGGGFVSFNRYYFAQQDKLGAVIDERFNGGGLLDDYMVDLMTRTLRASLTNEVPNGKAMKLPAGILGPKVLLINEQAGSGGDFFPWAFRQQKAGLLIGARTWGGLVKSSVHYSLVDGGALTAPDNAVFDPINRKWVAENEGVPPDIEVRQDAKSLQEGRDPQLERAVKELMDQLSKLPAMDIKPPAYPTPAKPKN; this is translated from the coding sequence ATGAATTTCTTGTCATCCAAAACATGCGTTGCGTTTGTAAAACGGCAATGCTTCTTACTCATTGTTTCAATTGTGTTGTTGACAACACAAAGCTTACAGGCACAAAGCACACGCCTGTTACGTCAACCCGATATCAGTGCCACACAAATTGTGTTTGTGTATGGTGCCGATCTGTGGATCAGCGATCTCAACGGACAGAATGTACTGCGTTTAACCAGCACACCCGCTGTAGAAACCGATCCGCATTTTTCACCCGATGGAAAATGGATCGCCTTCACCAGCAACCGCAGCGGAAGTCAATCTGTTTACATTGTACCAAGCAAAGGCGGCGAAGCAACAAGGCTTACCTGGCATCCATCGCCCTCTGTTGCACGTGGCTGGAGTAACGATGGAAAACAAGTGCTGTATGCATCGGAACGGGAAACCGCACCATCAACTTATTTGCGTTTGTGGACAGTGCCAACAACAGGCGGTCCATCTACATTGCTGGCCAAACAATGGGGCTTTGATGGAAGTTATTCGCCGGATGGCAAACGAATGGTGATCGATAAAATGGATCGCTGGGATGTAGAATGGCGGGCGTATCGTGGCGGACAAAACACGCCGCTTATTATTCTCAACCTTGCTGACTACAGCGAAACACTATTACCCAACGATCGCAGTACTGATCTTCAACCAATCTGGTTGGGTGATAAAATTTATTTCATGAGCGACCGCAACGGTGGCGTTTCAAATATCTGGAGTTACACGCCCGGAGCAGGTACACTTACACAGTTGACAAAGTTTACCGGTGCTGATGTAAAATGGCTAAGCGGTTATGGCTCTACGTTAGTGTACGAACGGGAAGGCTGGTTGCATCGCATCGATCTGAATGGAAGCAATCAAAAACAACTCGACATTACAGTAGTGGGCGATTTTCCATGGTCGGCACCACGTTGGGAAAATGTGAGCCGTCGTATTTCGTGGGCATCACTTTCACCAACAGGCAAGCGTGCCATTGTTGAAGCAAGAGGTGAAATTTTTACTGTGCCTGCTGAGAATGGTGATGTACGCAACATCACTCAAAGTTCCGGTACGGCTGATCGGGCACCAATGTGGTCGCCGCTTGGTAACGACGTAGCGTGGTTTTCTGATGCCGGTGGAAAAGGCTATGCATTAATGCTGGCGCCACAAGATGGCATGGGCAAAACCCGCAGCATTTCCATTGGCGAATCGAAAATGGCGTGGGAACCAACCTGGAGTCCCGATGGAAAATACATTGCATTTGCTGATGATGATCTGCGTGTTCGTATTGTGGAATTGGCAAGTGGCAATATTACTACTGCTGATGTGGGTGGCGTAAATATTGAACGTGGAGGAATGGGTCTAACCTGGAGTCCCGATGGACAATGGTTGGCGTATAGTAAAACCGGTGTCAACATGTTGCGCAGTATCAAAGTGTACAATGTAAAAACCAAAACGGTCCAATCGTTGACCAACAGTTTTGCAGATGCGTTTTGTCCGGCATGGGATAAAGACAATAAACATCTTTACTTTTTAGCAAGTACCGAAGTTGCATTGGGCAGTGGCTGGGCCAATACCAGTTCACAAAATGCACGGCCGGAATATGAAGCGTATGTGATCAATTTGCGCAAGGGTGATCAATCGCCGTTTAAACCAACAAGCGATGAAGAAGAAGTGAAGCCCGAACAAAAACCGGAAGCAAAAACAGATGCTAAGCCGGAAGAAAAACCAAAAGAGAAACCAAAGGAAGAACCGAAACCTGCAACGGATAAACCAAAAGAAGATAAAGCGGTGCTGATCGATTTTGATGCGATCGAACGACGCACTATTCCATTGCCGATTCCAAAACGAAATTACTTTGATGTAATTGCAGGACCAGCAGGCACGGTGTTCATCAACGAACGTGTACCAAACAGACCGGGTGTGTTACATAAATTCACACTCGAATCAAAAGAAGCGAAAGAATTTTTACCGGGTGCGAATGGTGTAAGTGTATCAACCGATGGAAAGAAAATGCTGGCCAATGTAATGGGTGTATGGAAAGTGATCAACACCGGCGGCCCCAATGGAAATGATGGAAAAAATCTGAAGACCGATCTGCGCATGCAGCTCGATCGTGGTGAAGAGTGGAAACAAATGTTTGAAGAAGCATGGCGTTATGAGCGTGATTATTTCTACGATCCCAATATGCATGGCCGCAACTGGAACGAGGTGTATCAACGGTATGCACCGCTTGTTCCGTACATCAAACACAGAGCCGATCTTACCTATATTCTCGATCAGGTAAATGGTGAATTAAGTGTGGGACATAGTTTTGTTTTTGGCGGCGACTTTCCGGAAGTTGAAAGCCCGAGTGTAGGTTTACTCGGTGCAGATCTTGCAGCAGAAAACGGACGTTGGAAAATTACACGCATCTACAATACTGAAAGTTGGAATCCGGGATTAAGCAGCCCGCTTGATCGCCCCGGAATAAAAATGGAAAACGGATATTATCTCGTTGGTATCAATGGAAAAGAATTAACAGCAAGTGATGATCCGTACAAAGCATTGGATGGAACAGCGGATGTACAAACGGTGTTACACATCAACAGCAAACCTGCATTCGAAGGTCATTGGAAAGAAATTGTAAAACCTTTGCGGAATGAAAATGCATTGCGTCAACGTGTGTGGGTAGAAGATAACCGCAGGTTGGTTGATAGTTTGTCGGGTGGAAAGCTGGCCTATGTGTGGGTACCCAACACAGGTGGCGGTGGCTTTGTAAGTTTCAACCGTTACTATTTTGCACAACAGGATAAACTGGGTGCAGTGATTGATGAACGTTTTAACGGCGGCGGATTATTAGATGATTATATGGTTGATCTGATGACACGCACTTTACGTGCATCACTCACCAACGAAGTGCCCAACGGTAAGGCAATGAAATTACCTGCCGGTATTCTTGGACCGAAAGTATTATTGATCAATGAACAGGCGGGTTCCGGTGGTGATTTCTTTCCATGGGCCTTCCGTCAGCAAAAAGCAGGTTTGTTGATTGGTGCACGTACATGGGGCGGCTTGGTAAAATCATCGGTGCATTATTCACTGGTAGATGGTGGCGCACTAACGGCGCCGGATAATGCAGTATTCGATCCCATCAACAGAAAGTGGGTGGCAGAAAATGAAGGTGTACCACCGGATATTGAAGTAAGACAAGATGCAAAATCGTTGCAGGAAGGTCGTGATCCGCAACTGGAACGTGCAGTGAAAGAATTGATGGATCAGTTGAGTAAGTTACCGGCGATGGACATAAAACCACCGGCTTATCCAACTCCGGCGAAGCCAAAAAATTAA